The DNA sequence tgaggctccagtactttggccacctcatgagaagagaagactccctggaaaagaccctgatgttgggaaagattgagggcacaaggagaaggggacgacagaggatgagatggttggacagtattctcgaagctactaacatgagtttggccaaactgcgggaggcagtgaaggataggcgtgcctggcgtgctctggtccatggggtcacgaagagtcggacacgactgaacgactgaacaacaacaggactgacaaaggggaggagggaagtccaggaggttCTTTGGAAtcgtgtttttatgttgtatattggatatgtgactgtaaaactAGTCACCTTCCTCCGCCACCTTGAAGACTGATTCCACCACGGGTTTGCCTCCATTATCAAACCAATAAAtgctttcctccttttcctctgagTGCCCTCCCTTTAAAGCGACTCGCATTTTAGCCCAGAACAGCTTCTGAGCCTCGGGTTCTGCGGGCCAAGAAATATAGGTCTTCTTTAGCATCACTTTCCGCATCCGGTGATAGGCAGAGAGCTCCCGCTCTGGGATGTCCTCCAGGAAAACAGGTATAAGGACATCCTTGAGTTCATCAAAGAGCCGGTAGCTGGCCAGCTGTATCTCCATGGAGCACCACTCGCTTCGCAGGTACCTCCGGCTAATCACGCAGATGGTATGCCGACTGTTGTGGATGCTGTCGACTATATTGTCTATAATGTACTTCCCAGGCTGGAAGTCCCGGTGGTGGAGACAGAGACGGAAGACGGGACCCCCTCCTTTTTCTAGACTGGGTACCAAGTGCTCCAGCACCCAGCTCTCGTCAGTGGAGTTGTAGGAGACGAAGGCATCAAATTTGTATTGGTCGTCCTTGCCGTGTCTCCAGTGGTCGTTGACCCACGCCCGAAGGACGTAGAAGTGGTATTTCAGGCGCCAGTAGGTGCGGTGGTAGAGGAAAGGCAGAACCATGTGCAGCAAGAGAGTTGGGAAGGTGAAAAAGAACAGGTACACGCCCACATCTTGGAAGCAGACATGGGTGTCAAAGCTATAGATATAGCTAGAAGGCTGCCCAGAATTGCAGGAGTAGTTGTACAGGTAAACCACCTGCACCTGGCTGTTGTTCAGCCACAACTGGAACCAAATGTTATCGCAGGTGCAAGACAAGGGGCACTTGCGTAGGTCAAGGTATCTCAGGGAAGCCAGCTTTTCCATCACGCTGCTATTGATCGTCTGAACCTCGTTCTTCCCCATTTGCAGGGTGCGCAGCCTGCTGAGGTTGCCGAAGACCTCCAGGGTCAATGTGCGGAGGCCAGCGTTCTCCAGGTTCAGCAAAGTCAAGTTTCTAAGATTCTTGAATATGCCCGGTGGAAAGTTCCCCATACCGTTACTGCTATCAGCCAGGCTTAGATACCTCAGCTGCCCCAGGTCGTCAAAGACATCAGGTGCAATGGAGAGAATTTTGTTTTCTGACAGGTGGAGATTGCGCAAGGACCTCAGGCCCTTGAAGAACTTGGGTGGGATGATTTTCAAGCCATAAGGTTGCTGTCCTTGGAGCTTGAGGTCGTAGAGCTTGTGCAGGTTCAAGAAGGGAGGCTGGCTGTGTTGCTTCATGCTGATGTAGTTTATCTTGTTGGCTCTCAGGTCCAGAACCTGGAGAGTGCTCTGCACAGGTTTAAAAAACCAGTGACTAATGTATTCAATATGATTGCCATCCAGATAGAGATTGGAGAGATTCCTCAGTCCCTCAAACGATGTGTTGGTCAATCTACGGATGTTGTTCCCCCCTAGGTCTAAAATATAAAGGCTCCCAAGGTTCTTGAAGACACCGGGGAAGAGGACAGAAACATGGTTGTTTCGGAGATTGAGGATCTTGAGGCTCTTCAAGTCGTCAAAACTAGTTTCGTAGAGATCGGTTAGAAGGTTGTTATCCAAGCGCAGCTCCCTGAGATACTGCAACCCTTTCAAGGCATTTTTGTCCAGGACGGCAATGCTGTTGATATTGAGGTGGAGTGTCTCCAGATTAGGGGCATAGCAGAATGCCTGAGCAGATACCAAAAGGATACGATTGAAGCGGAAAGAGATGGTTCTCAGCTCATTTAAGGGATCAATCTTAGAGCAGGACTTTAATTTGCCCAGCAAGTTGTGTTCCACAATCAAAGTCTTCAGCTGGTTTTGTACCCGCCCCATCTTCTCCCTTACACATCCCACTGACCTGAGACGGTTCCTTGAAAGGTCCAGTAGCAGGATGGGGGGGCATGCCCCAAAGGTGCTGCTATTCACTTTCCTGATGTTGTTGCTCTGAAGACGGAGAGGCAAGGAATGGTTGGATGCATTGAGATGCTCACACAACTTGGACAGCTGATAGGATTTACTTAAATACAACCCAGAGTAATCTAGGGTCCAAGGCCGCAAGTCAGAAACTTTGAAGACCTGGAAAATGTCTAGCCCGttccccatcagctccagtctgCTGAGGTTTTGGAGGTGGACtgtggcaaaagaagatgcattTGAGATCCTGTTGTAAGAAATGTCCAGTCGTTTTACGTTCCTCAGGAACTCTGGTTCCTTAACGTCCACCTTATGCAGGGAATTGTTACATAGCAGGAGAGTAGACAAGGAAGTGGGCAGCCTTGGTTCAGACTCCAGGGAGGTCAGGTTATTGTTACACAGATTCAGCACCTTCAGGCTTGTCAGTCTCACTAAGCTCAGAACTACTTCTTCAAAGTTCTCCAACTTGTTGAAATGGAGCTGCAGTGCCAGGAGGTTCTGAAATGGACTAA is a window from the Lacerta agilis isolate rLacAgi1 chromosome 8, rLacAgi1.pri, whole genome shotgun sequence genome containing:
- the LOC117052039 gene encoding toll-like receptor 13 — encoded protein: MGQMGFLLHFLAFVLLHNQWAAAYGFRNCIQSMYDPGSFTCMQRFLNDVSSAVKDLPNNATVVNASHNFIRFLPYGSFQHLPKLKVLHLSFNKMEVIEGGAFENLTDLRTLNLSCNSLVNLSKYAFLGLPNLTFLILHHNRLSKIQEDTFSPFQNLLALQLHFNKLENFEEVVLSLVRLTSLKVLNLCNNNLTSLESEPRLPTSLSTLLLCNNSLHKVDVKEPEFLRNVKRLDISYNRISNASSFATVHLQNLSRLELMGNGLDIFQVFKVSDLRPWTLDYSGLYLSKSYQLSKLCEHLNASNHSLPLRLQSNNIRKVNSSTFGACPPILLLDLSRNRLRSVGCVREKMGRVQNQLKTLIVEHNLLGKLKSCSKIDPLNELRTISFRFNRILLVSAQAFCYAPNLETLHLNINSIAVLDKNALKGLQYLRELRLDNNLLTDLYETSFDDLKSLKILNLRNNHVSVLFPGVFKNLGSLYILDLGGNNIRRLTNTSFEGLRNLSNLYLDGNHIEYISHWFFKPVQSTLQVLDLRANKINYISMKQHSQPPFLNLHKLYDLKLQGQQPYGLKIIPPKFFKGLRSLRNLHLSENKILSIAPDVFDDLGQLRYLSLADSSNGMGNFPPGIFKNLRNLTLLNLENAGLRTLTLEVFGNLSRLRTLQMGKNEVQTINSSVMEKLASLRYLDLRKCPLSCTCDNIWFQLWLNNSQVQVVYLYNYSCNSGQPSSYIYSFDTHVCFQDVGVYLFFFTFPTLLLHMVLPFLYHRTYWRLKYHFYVLRAWVNDHWRHGKDDQYKFDAFVSYNSTDESWVLEHLVPSLEKGGGPVFRLCLHHRDFQPGKYIIDNIVDSIHNSRHTICVISRRYLRSEWCSMEIQLASYRLFDELKDVLIPVFLEDIPERELSAYHRMRKVMLKKTYISWPAEPEAQKLFWAKMRVALKGGHSEEKEESIYWFDNGGKPVVESVFKVAEEGD